GATGGCAACGCCGGCATCCAAAAAGCTACTACTGAAGTTAAACGATACTTCGATACAGCGCAAAAATTATTGTATGCCATCGGCGGGATCGTCGGCCTCATCGGAGCGATAAAGGTCTATAACAAATGGTCAGCAGGCGAGCCGGATACCGCAAAGGTGGCCAGTGCGTGGTTTTCTGCATGCATCTTTCTGGTAGTCGTAGCAACAGTACTCAAAGCGTTCTTTGCCCTCTAAACTATCTTTCTTATGGAACGGAAACTACCTTTAATCGACATAGAAGGGACAGGGTTCCTCGTCGATGTACTTCGCGAAGAACTGCGTCAGAAGGACAATGCGGCCAATCGTATATCCTTCAGTGCATTTTACCAGGAAGGTGAAGGCTACACTTTCCTGTATGATAAAGTAGAAAAAAATTCGCCGCAAGAACTTTCGGAGCATATTCCTGCTCCTAATGCTCCGCCCCTTGATTCCAGCCGCTATGTTTGGGTAACACTTGCCGCCCTGATGGAGCTGGACCCTGTAGGCATCGCCCTTAAGTACAATATTCCCATAGAGCTGCTCTGCGGGGAACACGCCCCGCCTGGTCTGCCACCCGATTGGGAAGATGATGAGGAAGAGGACCTGGATGATATTCTGCAATAAACAGAAGATGTATGATAAGGTACCAGATCAATAAAGGCGTTAACCGGCCGATTGAATTCAAGGGTCTGAAAGGTCCTTACATCTATGTTATGGCGGTCGGAATCGCGGCATTACTCATCTCTTTCAGCATCTTATATATAGCGGGGGTACCCACGACCATGTTGCTGCCGGCTGTTGGAATAGCAGGGTTTGGTTTGTTGAGTACGGTGTTCCGGTTGAGCCACAGGTATGGCGTACACGGGCTGATGAAAGCCTTCGCCAGGCGCGGGTTACCCTCTGCTATTTACTGCAATACACGTAAGACGATCATCGCATTAAATCACGACACCGTTAGCACAGAAAAGACATAACAGACATGGTACTCATATTTATTCTTGCAGCCATCACCTTGGCAGCAGCGATACTCAATGCCCGCCCTCCCGCAAAAACGGAGAGTGACCTGCAAGCGCTCTTACCGATATGGAAGCTGGAAAAGGGAATAATACTGTCCAAAGCAGGAGATGCAACCGTCGGGCTCAAAATAGAGCTGCCGGAGATCTTCACCCTGTCGGAGATGGAATACGAATCTCTGCACGTTGCCTGGCTGAAAGCTATTAGAGTATTGCCGGTTGGCAGCATCCTTCATAAGCAGGATTGGTTTACTGCCGAGCGATATTCAGCCATGCCCGAAAGGTCGCAGGACAACTTCCTGCAACTAAGCAGCGACCGTTTTTTTAACGAGCGCCCCTATCTGGCCCATCAATGCTATTTGTACATTACCATTAAAGCTCCCGGCCGCAAACCGGCTAGCTCCGGTTATTCCAGCCTGCTACGCAGAAGTATGGTGCCCCGGGAGCTGACCGACAGTTCCATTTTACAGCAGCTGCAAGGCAGCATCGGGCAATTCTGCCGTATCCTTTCAGATAGCGGGTTTGTGGCCATCAGTGTCCTTAGCCCTGAAGAGATAGCCGGGACCGGTAAAACGCAAGGTATTATTGACCGATACCTTTCCCTGAGTAATGATCAGCGGGAGCCAGTATTAAAAGATATCCATTTCAAGCCGGACCTGAAAGTCGGCAGTAAGCGCTGCCTGGTATTTTCTGTCGCAGATGCTGATCAGCTGCCGGCTTCCTGCGCACCTAAGCTCAATTACGACAAGTACACCACCGACCGTACGAAGTTCTTTGTCGGGTTTGCCACTCCCGTCGGGCAGCTGCTACCCGTCAATCATATCTTCAATCAGTACCTGGTATTGGAAGATCCGGTACAGACCCTAAAGACGATGGAGGCCAAGCGTAGAAAGCTGCAGTCCCTAAGTGCCTACAGCCGTGAAAACGCCATCAGCAGGGATGCCACCGTTGAATACCTGAATGAAGCCGTTGCAGATGCCCGTACACCGATTACTGCACATCTCAATGTTCTGTGTTGGACTGAAGACGAGTCACAGCTGAAGGAGATCCGTAATGCGGCCTCGGCAGCGATTTCCAAGATGGAAGTAGTCCCTCACGAAGAGACCGTTGGCGCCCCGCAGCTTTGGTGGGCAGGCATTCCTGGCAATGCTGCCGAGCTGCCTGAGAATGAATGCTTTTATACGTTCGCAGAACAGGCCGCCTGCTTCTTTAACCTGGAGACAAGCTATCGTTCCTCCAAGAGTCCCTTCGGTATCCGGCTGGGAGACCGGCTGACAGGCGTTCCCCTGCATGTGGACATCAGTGATGAGCCGATGAAAACGGTCTGCACGAACAGGAATAAGCTGGTGATCGGTGGCTCCGGTTCGGGAAAGAGCATGTTCATGAATCATCTTTGCCACAGCTATGTGCTTCAGGGCGCACATTGCGTGATCCTGGATGTCGGTCACAGTTACGAGGGTTTGTGCAAGCTGCTGGGCGGATATTATTTCACCTATTCAGAGGCCAACCCTATTAAATTCAATCCGTTCTATATCCCTGCCGGCGACTACCTGGATACAGAGAAAAAGGAAAGCATCAAATCCTTACTGGTTGGGCTTTGGAAAGCCAATGATGAAAACTTCCGCCGGAGTGAATACGTGGCCATCAGCAATTCGCTGCAGTCCTACTTCCATTTTTTATCCGGTCATAGAGAGATCTTTCCCTGTTTCAATTCCTACTATGAATTCCTGCAGCAGCATTATATAAAGGAGCTGGAAGCAGAGAAGGTTAAGGACAGGGATTTCGATATCCACAACTTCCTATATGTATTGCGCCCCTTCTACCGAGGTGGAGAATTTGATTATATCCTTAACGGCTCTGAGAACCTGGAACTGTTATCTCAGCCGTTCGTGGTCTATGAGCTGGACGCGATCAAAGACCATCCGACGCTCTTCCAGGTAACTACCCTGGTGATTGCAGAGATGTTTATTTCCAAGATGCGCAAGCTTAAAGGTATCCGTAAGGTGATTGTCATAGAGGAAGCCTGGAAAGCCATATCCAGGGCAGGCATGGCCGAATTCATCAAGTACCTGTACAAGACGGTCAGAAAGCATATGGGCGAGGCTATCACGGTCAGCCAGGAGATAGATGACCTGATCAGCAGCCCGGTCATTAAAGAAGCCATCATCAACAACTCGGACTGCAAGATCCTGCTTGATCTGAAAAAATTCGCCAACAAATTCGATGATATACAGGCAACGCTCGGCATGACCGACAAGGGCAAAGACCTTGTCCTTAGCCTGAACCGCGCCAATGAGCCTGGGAAACGGTACCGGGAAGTTTATATTGAATTGGGCAACACGATCATGAAGGTCTACCGGTACGAACCCAGTATCGAGGAATACTACGCCTACAGTACCGAGCAACGGGAAAAAATGAAAGTACAGGAGTATACGGACAAATACGGTGGCGATATCCGTAAAGCCCTCCGTGCTATTGCTTTAGAGGAGGCGGCCTGATAATGTCCCCATTTTTTCAACGATAATAAATAACAATAGTAAATATCAACGATCATGGACGTAAAAGCAGTGGTGGCGCTATATAAAGCGCATGCAGAGGAGGACGGGCTACCGGCCCGACAAAGCGGAAGGTTGCCTATGCTGGTTATTGCCGATATGCCCTATTATATCGAGACCCGTTTCAGTGTCCTCCGGCCAGTCG
This sequence is a window from Chitinophaga varians. Protein-coding genes within it:
- a CDS encoding DUF4134 domain-containing protein; the protein is MKKRIPFKTPAGPVWLTVLLVIITITVLGQDGNAGIQKATTEVKRYFDTAQKLLYAIGGIVGLIGAIKVYNKWSAGEPDTAKVASAWFSACIFLVVVATVLKAFFAL
- a CDS encoding TraG family conjugative transposon ATPase; the encoded protein is MVLIFILAAITLAAAILNARPPAKTESDLQALLPIWKLEKGIILSKAGDATVGLKIELPEIFTLSEMEYESLHVAWLKAIRVLPVGSILHKQDWFTAERYSAMPERSQDNFLQLSSDRFFNERPYLAHQCYLYITIKAPGRKPASSGYSSLLRRSMVPRELTDSSILQQLQGSIGQFCRILSDSGFVAISVLSPEEIAGTGKTQGIIDRYLSLSNDQREPVLKDIHFKPDLKVGSKRCLVFSVADADQLPASCAPKLNYDKYTTDRTKFFVGFATPVGQLLPVNHIFNQYLVLEDPVQTLKTMEAKRRKLQSLSAYSRENAISRDATVEYLNEAVADARTPITAHLNVLCWTEDESQLKEIRNAASAAISKMEVVPHEETVGAPQLWWAGIPGNAAELPENECFYTFAEQAACFFNLETSYRSSKSPFGIRLGDRLTGVPLHVDISDEPMKTVCTNRNKLVIGGSGSGKSMFMNHLCHSYVLQGAHCVILDVGHSYEGLCKLLGGYYFTYSEANPIKFNPFYIPAGDYLDTEKKESIKSLLVGLWKANDENFRRSEYVAISNSLQSYFHFLSGHREIFPCFNSYYEFLQQHYIKELEAEKVKDRDFDIHNFLYVLRPFYRGGEFDYILNGSENLELLSQPFVVYELDAIKDHPTLFQVTTLVIAEMFISKMRKLKGIRKVIVIEEAWKAISRAGMAEFIKYLYKTVRKHMGEAITVSQEIDDLISSPVIKEAIINNSDCKILLDLKKFANKFDDIQATLGMTDKGKDLVLSLNRANEPGKRYREVYIELGNTIMKVYRYEPSIEEYYAYSTEQREKMKVQEYTDKYGGDIRKALRAIALEEAA
- a CDS encoding DUF4133 domain-containing protein gives rise to the protein MIRYQINKGVNRPIEFKGLKGPYIYVMAVGIAALLISFSILYIAGVPTTMLLPAVGIAGFGLLSTVFRLSHRYGVHGLMKAFARRGLPSAIYCNTRKTIIALNHDTVSTEKT